In Symmachiella dynata, the following are encoded in one genomic region:
- a CDS encoding zinc-dependent alcohol dehydrogenase family protein, whose translation MQAVVLNQFGEPADVLRIESRDQPVPASGHVRVRMLASPINPSDLMMIRGQYGILPELPATPGFEGVGIVEASGGGLLGKFLVGKRVAVLNGTTGNWQQQTTVPAKQAVPLGKELSVEQAAMFFVNPATAYVMTRQVLKVPRGAWLLQTAAGSALGKMVIRLGRKYGFRTLNVVRREEQVAELKSLGGDAVIAASPAELPAAVSEITSGQGVPYAIDPVGGALGTAVVQSLGKGGRMLVFGTLSGEPLSFSPRDIMTPDANIAGFWLSNHMNSLNLIGKLKLVKMVKTLLRDGTLTADVGETFPLDKVCDAVRAAEQSGRAGKVLLSISE comes from the coding sequence ATGCAAGCAGTGGTTCTCAACCAATTCGGCGAACCGGCCGACGTCTTGCGGATCGAATCGCGCGACCAGCCGGTCCCGGCTTCCGGACACGTCCGCGTGCGGATGCTGGCCAGCCCGATCAATCCGTCGGATTTGATGATGATCCGCGGCCAATACGGCATTCTGCCCGAACTTCCGGCGACGCCCGGATTCGAAGGGGTCGGCATCGTCGAAGCCAGTGGCGGCGGACTGTTGGGCAAATTCTTGGTCGGCAAACGGGTCGCCGTGCTGAACGGCACGACCGGCAATTGGCAACAGCAAACCACCGTCCCTGCCAAACAAGCGGTTCCCTTGGGTAAGGAGTTATCCGTCGAGCAAGCCGCCATGTTTTTCGTCAATCCGGCAACCGCCTACGTCATGACCCGCCAAGTACTCAAAGTACCGCGCGGAGCATGGCTGCTGCAAACTGCTGCCGGTTCGGCGCTGGGCAAGATGGTCATCCGTTTGGGACGCAAGTACGGCTTTCGCACGCTCAACGTCGTTCGCCGTGAAGAACAAGTCGCTGAGCTCAAGTCGCTCGGCGGCGATGCCGTGATTGCCGCGAGCCCCGCAGAGTTACCCGCTGCCGTTTCCGAAATCACCAGCGGACAGGGCGTGCCTTATGCCATCGACCCCGTGGGCGGCGCACTTGGCACGGCTGTGGTGCAATCGTTGGGCAAAGGGGGCCGCATGTTGGTCTTCGGCACGCTTTCGGGGGAACCACTCTCGTTTTCCCCCCGCGACATCATGACGCCCGACGCCAATATCGCCGGGTTCTGGCTGTCGAATCATATGAACTCTCTGAATTTGATCGGCAAACTGAAGCTGGTCAAAATGGTGAAAACCTTGCTCCGCGACGGAACCCTCACAGCTGATGTGGGCGAGACATTCCCGTTGGATAAAGTTTGCGACGCCGTACGGGCCGCCGAACAATCGGGGCGTGCGGGAAAGGTGTTGTTGTCCATCAGCGAATGA
- a CDS encoding serine/threonine protein kinase translates to MTDSPSRPISTEPDDTLRQDAESSDRSARLSRRKLRPPGDVPGYKINLCLGEGAYGSVWLAGEQNTGKQVAIKFYTHRGGLDWSLLNREVEKLAMLYTSRDIVRLYEVGWDAQPPYYVMEYLENGSLAALLREGPLSVTESVRIAEAVLRALVHAHGSGILHCDIKPANVLLDGDMQPRLADFGQSRLSNSQDPALGTLFYMAPDQADLAAVPDARWDVYALGALLYHCLCGHPPFRTPEVEQKILAADSLRERLAVYRGTLQSAERPSAHRRVAGVDKRLVHIVDRCLEMNPARRYPNAQAALEAFKVRAKQRARRPAIVMGIIAPLLLLIALVPLGFQAGDKAVATSESAVVFQASENNKLAAKATARMLESELVGLIGQLHGAASNPELAEAIYREGELPQDKRSQLEELLINFRRRYSVPRTLKARSRTTVAKDDEIDYLLDRSWFLTNAQGVQLWRDPHGETIDGEYHWRDYFHWGGKQLPKTVDVKDVKTHWDEKTFHISSPFVSEETNSYMVAISVVVRDKETSQPLGVLARTIDLGKLLSEKTLGGVRRVAMIDGRNGKFLDHPLMSPTRFEGLDDDEVTATIEDLELSPAIREKLAQYQHSEHRTQDAGEMDVIIENQHRDPADRLDPEAVKRGDDQQRWLAAFARVPGTDWWTVAQERHTEAIQPVHKVQSELMFYGMIGLSAFFALIGALWYFLLRGVSNRTVRLGLSRSRRGRNTETEALSGSGRSSSFD, encoded by the coding sequence ATGACCGATAGCCCCAGCCGACCGATCTCAACCGAGCCCGATGATACGCTCCGGCAGGATGCTGAGAGTTCCGATCGGTCCGCGCGACTCAGTCGGCGGAAATTGCGTCCGCCGGGAGACGTGCCGGGTTACAAAATCAACCTCTGCCTGGGTGAAGGAGCCTACGGATCGGTCTGGCTAGCTGGGGAGCAAAACACCGGCAAGCAGGTTGCCATCAAATTCTACACGCACCGCGGCGGACTGGATTGGTCGCTGCTGAATCGTGAAGTCGAAAAACTGGCCATGCTGTATACGAGCCGCGATATTGTGCGGCTCTATGAAGTCGGCTGGGATGCGCAACCTCCTTACTATGTCATGGAGTACTTGGAAAACGGCTCGTTGGCAGCGCTTCTTCGGGAAGGACCGTTGTCAGTGACCGAATCGGTCCGTATTGCCGAAGCGGTGTTGCGGGCGCTGGTCCATGCCCATGGCAGCGGGATTTTGCATTGCGATATCAAACCGGCCAACGTGCTGCTCGACGGTGACATGCAACCTCGCTTGGCAGATTTTGGTCAGTCGCGGCTGTCAAACTCTCAGGACCCGGCGCTGGGGACTTTGTTTTACATGGCGCCGGATCAGGCGGATCTGGCGGCGGTGCCTGATGCGCGCTGGGACGTCTACGCGCTCGGCGCGCTGTTGTACCATTGCTTGTGCGGACACCCACCGTTTCGCACCCCCGAAGTCGAACAAAAAATCCTCGCAGCGGATAGCCTGCGTGAACGATTGGCGGTTTACCGGGGAACGTTACAATCCGCCGAGCGGCCCTCGGCACATCGTCGGGTCGCGGGCGTGGATAAACGCTTGGTGCATATCGTGGATCGCTGCCTGGAAATGAATCCCGCGCGGCGTTATCCCAATGCGCAGGCCGCCTTGGAAGCATTCAAAGTCCGCGCCAAACAGCGTGCCCGTCGACCGGCGATTGTGATGGGCATCATTGCCCCTTTGCTGCTGCTGATAGCGCTGGTGCCTTTGGGATTTCAGGCAGGCGACAAGGCGGTGGCCACCTCTGAATCGGCAGTGGTTTTTCAGGCCTCAGAGAACAACAAACTGGCGGCCAAGGCAACCGCACGGATGTTGGAAAGCGAACTGGTCGGCTTGATCGGCCAATTGCACGGCGCGGCGAGTAATCCAGAATTGGCCGAGGCGATCTATCGTGAAGGGGAATTGCCCCAAGACAAACGTTCCCAGCTGGAAGAATTGCTAATAAATTTCCGCCGCCGATACAGTGTCCCGCGAACGCTGAAAGCCCGGTCACGGACCACAGTCGCCAAAGACGACGAAATCGACTATCTGTTGGATCGCAGTTGGTTTCTCACCAATGCCCAAGGCGTTCAACTGTGGCGTGATCCGCATGGCGAGACCATCGACGGTGAATATCATTGGCGCGATTATTTTCACTGGGGCGGCAAACAGCTTCCTAAAACCGTGGACGTCAAAGATGTAAAAACCCATTGGGATGAGAAAACATTTCACATCTCCTCTCCCTTCGTCAGTGAAGAGACGAATAGCTACATGGTGGCCATCTCGGTCGTCGTCCGTGATAAAGAGACCTCGCAACCGCTGGGCGTACTCGCCCGCACCATTGACTTGGGAAAATTGCTCTCCGAAAAAACGCTGGGAGGAGTGCGACGGGTTGCAATGATTGATGGACGCAACGGCAAATTTTTGGATCACCCTTTGATGTCTCCCACGCGATTTGAAGGCCTCGACGACGATGAAGTCACGGCCACCATTGAAGACTTGGAACTGAGTCCTGCGATCCGCGAAAAACTCGCACAGTACCAGCATTCAGAACACCGGACACAAGATGCGGGTGAGATGGATGTGATCATCGAAAACCAACATCGCGATCCTGCGGACCGACTTGATCCAGAAGCCGTGAAACGCGGCGACGACCAGCAGCGCTGGTTAGCCGCCTTTGCCCGGGTCCCCGGAACCGACTGGTGGACCGTTGCCCAGGAGCGGCACACCGAAGCGATTCAACCCGTGCATAAAGTCCAATCGGAATTAATGTTCTATGGCATGATCGGACTGTCGGCGTTTTTTGCGCTGATTGGCGCACTGTGGTACTTCTTATTACGCGGCGTAAGCAACCGGACAGTCCGTCTCGGCTTGTCGCGATCCCGCCGCGGTCGCAATACCGAAACCGAAGCATTGTCCGGCAGCGGGAGGAGTTCGTCATTTGACTGA
- a CDS encoding FHA domain-containing protein codes for MPICLTPHLDGDPIKLDKAILLVGRHPSCDIILVSSRKVSRIHCCIAQAGNRLLIRDLGSTNGVTVNGANVEESEIHLGDDVVIGDLKFFVGDGSENRQSKHDKSNGNGSSAPVKKMKGLDSSETPLVIERASAEEYDIVEDSDDEVDSQAIDGENSFAELSDSHVEPV; via the coding sequence ATGCCAATCTGTCTTACTCCGCATCTCGACGGAGACCCGATCAAACTGGATAAAGCGATCCTGTTAGTCGGTCGGCATCCCAGTTGCGACATTATCTTGGTGTCGAGCCGTAAGGTTTCCCGTATTCATTGTTGCATCGCACAGGCGGGGAACCGTCTGTTGATCCGTGACCTGGGCAGCACCAATGGCGTTACGGTCAACGGTGCAAACGTTGAAGAATCGGAAATCCACCTGGGTGACGACGTTGTGATCGGCGACTTGAAATTCTTTGTCGGCGACGGCTCAGAAAATCGGCAGTCGAAGCACGACAAATCGAACGGGAACGGAAGCTCCGCACCGGTCAAAAAGATGAAGGGGCTCGATTCATCGGAAACTCCACTGGTGATCGAACGTGCCAGCGCCGAGGAATATGACATTGTCGAAGACTCAGACGATGAAGTTGACTCCCAGGCCATCGATGGCGAAAATTCGTTCGCGGAGTTGAGCGACTCGCACGTCGAGCCCGTTTGA
- a CDS encoding adenylate/guanylate cyclase domain-containing protein: MTELMAECAESQNRATVVIESDKPLAVGRDEQCDFAIPWDKSISRKHVEVRLVGECLRVRRFAVAANPLFHRGAQVESCELEPGDHFVLGHTTFLFSDARTPRLSTPTQPVEEVAFSRDDLRRIQFLDADRRIEVLTHLPDVIWGARTDEELFVRLTTTLLAGIAGAEAAAVVSIAGDEPPVIEHWERRLEVAGEFRPSTRLIKAAVLEKEQSILHVWESEEHHQADYTITQEFDWAFCTPVRGAATQGWGLYLAGRFDRAANPAGQLDTSEQQLRGDVKFAELMAEIISAVRQVNRLERQQAGLRQFFAPRILSSLGDGFDTKSLDPRECDVTVLFCDLRGFSKQAEGARDELIHLLDRVSQALGVMTHHISEHGGVIGDYQGDAAMGFWGWPVATDSAALDACRAALGIRAAFAATAGKKDHALADFQMGIGIAHGRAVAGKIGTTNHVKVTVFGPVVNLASRLEGMTKQLRVPILLDEALVERIQDELTPEEGRIRKLARVLPYGMQTPVTVSELLPSEAAFPELTAAHLESYEHAVTNFLAGDWEQSYRALHDIPPSDRAQDFLNVLIAQHNRQAPGDWDGIVKLPSK; encoded by the coding sequence TTGACTGAGCTAATGGCCGAATGTGCCGAATCCCAAAACCGTGCGACGGTCGTGATCGAATCAGACAAGCCGCTTGCGGTTGGTCGCGATGAGCAATGTGACTTTGCTATTCCCTGGGATAAATCGATCTCACGGAAACATGTCGAAGTGCGCCTCGTCGGCGAGTGCCTCCGCGTCCGCAGGTTCGCTGTCGCTGCCAATCCACTGTTCCATCGTGGTGCGCAGGTCGAGTCTTGTGAATTGGAACCGGGCGACCATTTTGTACTGGGACACACCACATTCCTATTCAGCGACGCACGGACCCCACGGCTCTCGACTCCCACACAACCGGTGGAAGAGGTCGCCTTTTCACGCGACGACTTGCGGCGGATTCAATTTCTCGATGCCGACCGACGCATTGAAGTATTAACACACCTGCCCGATGTAATTTGGGGCGCGCGGACCGATGAAGAATTGTTCGTCCGCCTGACAACCACCCTCCTGGCAGGCATTGCCGGAGCTGAAGCGGCTGCGGTCGTTTCGATTGCGGGCGATGAACCGCCGGTGATTGAACATTGGGAGCGTCGTCTGGAAGTCGCCGGAGAATTTCGTCCCAGCACGCGACTGATCAAGGCGGCCGTGTTGGAGAAAGAGCAAAGCATCCTGCACGTCTGGGAAAGCGAAGAGCACCATCAGGCGGATTACACCATCACACAGGAATTTGATTGGGCGTTTTGCACACCGGTCCGTGGCGCTGCCACGCAAGGTTGGGGGCTTTATCTAGCCGGTCGTTTTGATCGCGCCGCCAATCCCGCCGGACAATTGGATACCAGCGAACAGCAGTTGCGCGGTGATGTCAAATTTGCCGAGTTGATGGCGGAAATTATCAGCGCAGTGCGGCAGGTCAATCGCCTGGAACGGCAACAGGCCGGTTTGCGACAATTCTTCGCGCCGCGAATTTTGTCATCGTTGGGAGACGGTTTCGACACAAAAAGCCTCGATCCGCGCGAGTGCGACGTCACCGTGTTATTTTGTGACCTTCGCGGTTTTAGCAAACAGGCCGAAGGAGCCCGCGATGAATTGATCCATCTCCTCGATCGCGTCAGCCAAGCCTTGGGCGTGATGACGCATCATATTTCCGAACATGGCGGTGTGATCGGCGATTATCAGGGCGATGCGGCGATGGGATTTTGGGGCTGGCCGGTCGCCACGGATTCGGCGGCACTGGATGCCTGCCGCGCCGCTTTGGGAATTCGCGCTGCCTTTGCTGCGACTGCCGGGAAAAAAGATCACGCGTTGGCCGATTTCCAGATGGGGATCGGCATCGCACACGGCAGAGCGGTGGCGGGGAAAATCGGGACCACCAACCATGTCAAAGTCACCGTTTTTGGGCCGGTCGTCAACCTCGCCAGCCGGCTGGAAGGGATGACCAAACAGCTCCGCGTTCCGATTCTGTTGGATGAAGCATTGGTAGAGCGAATCCAAGACGAATTGACTCCCGAAGAGGGCCGCATTCGCAAATTGGCCCGCGTGTTACCCTACGGGATGCAGACCCCGGTGACGGTCAGTGAATTGCTCCCCTCCGAAGCCGCCTTTCCGGAACTCACCGCGGCGCATCTGGAATCGTATGAACATGCGGTGACCAATTTTCTGGCCGGGGATTGGGAACAGTCGTATCGGGCGCTGCACGACATCCCGCCCAGCGACCGGGCACAGGACTTTCTCAACGTCCTGATTGCCCAGCACAATCGTCAAGCCCCGGGCGATTGGGACGGCATCGTCAAACTGCCCAGTAAATAG
- a CDS encoding DUF1501 domain-containing protein, with product MLSLFADQPKLARRKCLQIGGLSLLGLNTPQLQQLRAATLAQTPTTQARAKSCVFIFLFGGPSHIDMWDMKPEAPLEVRGEFQSIATNVPDIRIGEHLPLLSQQMDKFCLLRSMTHKMSVHGPACSEIYSGRPYFGPPITDQALPEDWPSIASMVARYGQSTTGLPASVVLPWYTQFVGQDKRIAGQTGGRMGEHWNPFLIRGDPRKQDFQVEGVRFPQEVTRSRFDRRRELRQQLGKLADRRTDAGELAELVDTNYAGALRLVETSQATNAFSLSEEPTAIRDLYGRTKFGQSLLLARRLVENDIPLVTVNWDDETKYDKVSPHWDTHHQNFPKLKNDLCPLFDHAFGGFLQDLDQRGLLETTMVVALGEFGRTPKIGLVTQNGMTEKTGRDHWPHAFTALVAGGGVRGGQAYGATTSNGGYIADKPVTPADLTATVFKHLGIDSSLTYYDEFQRGQQQLCVGRAVSDLG from the coding sequence ATGTTGAGCTTGTTCGCGGATCAGCCCAAGTTGGCACGGCGGAAGTGTTTACAAATCGGCGGGCTGAGCCTGCTTGGTTTGAATACACCACAGTTGCAACAACTGCGTGCCGCGACGCTCGCACAAACGCCGACCACACAAGCACGGGCCAAATCCTGTGTGTTTATCTTTCTCTTCGGCGGGCCGAGCCACATCGATATGTGGGATATGAAGCCCGAGGCTCCGCTGGAAGTGCGCGGCGAATTCCAATCGATTGCCACGAACGTACCGGATATCCGCATCGGCGAACACCTGCCGCTGTTGTCGCAACAGATGGATAAATTCTGTCTGCTGCGTTCGATGACTCACAAAATGAGCGTGCATGGACCGGCCTGCAGCGAAATCTATTCCGGTCGTCCCTACTTTGGTCCCCCCATCACCGATCAAGCCCTCCCGGAAGACTGGCCGTCCATTGCGTCGATGGTCGCCCGTTATGGACAGTCCACAACGGGGCTTCCTGCTTCGGTGGTTCTGCCTTGGTACACACAGTTCGTAGGGCAAGACAAACGGATCGCCGGCCAAACTGGGGGGCGAATGGGTGAACATTGGAATCCGTTTCTCATCCGTGGAGACCCGCGAAAGCAAGATTTCCAAGTCGAGGGGGTTCGCTTTCCTCAGGAGGTCACGCGTTCGCGTTTTGACCGGCGGCGAGAACTACGGCAACAATTGGGGAAATTGGCCGACCGTCGGACCGATGCCGGGGAATTGGCCGAATTGGTCGATACGAATTACGCCGGCGCCCTGCGACTAGTCGAAACATCGCAGGCCACGAATGCGTTTTCCTTGTCCGAAGAACCGACGGCGATTCGCGACCTGTATGGCCGGACGAAATTCGGGCAAAGCTTACTACTAGCGCGTCGACTCGTTGAAAACGATATCCCGTTGGTGACCGTCAACTGGGATGACGAAACGAAATACGATAAGGTCTCGCCGCATTGGGACACGCATCATCAAAATTTCCCCAAGCTGAAAAACGACCTTTGCCCATTGTTTGATCACGCCTTTGGGGGATTCCTGCAGGACTTGGATCAGCGCGGGCTCTTGGAAACCACGATGGTGGTCGCGCTGGGCGAATTCGGACGCACGCCCAAGATCGGACTGGTCACGCAAAACGGCATGACGGAAAAAACGGGCCGCGATCATTGGCCACACGCATTTACCGCATTGGTTGCTGGAGGCGGAGTGCGCGGGGGGCAGGCTTACGGAGCGACAACTTCCAACGGCGGCTATATCGCCGACAAACCGGTGACTCCCGCCGACCTGACCGCGACGGTTTTCAAGCATCTTGGCATCGACAGTTCGCTGACCTATTACGATGAATTCCAACGTGGGCAACAGCAATTGTGCGTGGGACGCGCGGTGAGCGATTTGGGGTGA
- a CDS encoding fumarylacetoacetate hydrolase family protein, with protein sequence MHLATLRTNAGNRAVAVIENQYVDLQAADPTLANDMAGLLAELPQNLKKIEDAAERASAAGEFVTGELLAPITRPGKVICIGLNYRDHAVESNAPIPDEPICFSKFSSSVIGPEETIELPAACKTVDYEAELVVVIGRGGRNISREDAFAHVAGYTVGNDVSARDWQIGRPGGQWLLGKTPDTFAPIGPYVVTADKIENPSDLAISLRLNGETMQDSSTKELIFGVDEIIAHISQLFSLEPGDIIFTGTPPGVGMARKPPVFLKDGDVTEVEIEGLGVLKNSVKQL encoded by the coding sequence ATGCATTTGGCCACTTTGCGAACAAACGCCGGCAACCGCGCCGTCGCCGTGATCGAAAACCAATACGTAGATTTGCAGGCGGCCGACCCGACACTTGCGAATGACATGGCTGGCCTGTTGGCCGAGCTTCCCCAGAACCTGAAAAAAATCGAAGACGCAGCCGAGCGAGCTTCGGCGGCGGGTGAGTTTGTCACGGGAGAACTTCTGGCGCCGATAACCCGTCCCGGCAAGGTGATTTGCATTGGTCTCAATTACCGCGACCACGCCGTGGAGAGCAACGCGCCGATTCCCGATGAGCCGATTTGCTTCAGCAAGTTTTCCAGTTCCGTGATTGGCCCCGAAGAAACCATCGAACTTCCAGCGGCCTGTAAGACTGTGGATTATGAGGCGGAGTTGGTCGTCGTCATCGGCCGCGGGGGACGGAATATTTCGCGTGAAGACGCCTTCGCTCACGTTGCCGGATACACGGTCGGCAACGACGTCTCGGCCCGCGACTGGCAAATCGGACGCCCCGGCGGTCAATGGCTGTTGGGAAAAACTCCCGATACCTTTGCACCGATCGGACCGTACGTCGTGACGGCCGATAAAATCGAGAACCCGAGCGACCTGGCGATTTCGCTGCGGCTCAACGGCGAGACGATGCAAGACTCCTCGACCAAAGAACTAATCTTCGGCGTCGACGAAATCATTGCCCATATTTCGCAACTGTTCAGTTTGGAACCAGGCGATATCATCTTCACCGGCACTCCCCCAGGAGTCGGCATGGCCCGCAAACCGCCGGTGTTTCTCAAAGATGGCGACGTCACCGAAGTCGAAATCGAAGGCCTCGGCGTCCTCAAAAACTCCGTGAAGCAACTCTAG